A DNA window from Andrena cerasifolii isolate SP2316 chromosome 16, iyAndCera1_principal, whole genome shotgun sequence contains the following coding sequences:
- the LOC143377443 gene encoding purine nucleoside phosphorylase isoform X1, whose product MPFASNDTVNGHGNYQPLKRPTENEFLHTAVKHLRHNTYTFEALQESAEFLLSHARIRPKIGIICGSGMGSNEQNELCPGSLAEFLEDKQCFPYEEIPHFPVSTVKGHTGQMVFGYLQGVPVMCMQGRFHYYEGYPLWKCAMPVRVMKLVGVTHLIATNAAGGLNPMYKVGDIMIVKDHVNMMGFAGNNPLQGPNDDRFGPRFPPMNKAYSDELLEMGDQVAREMGISDFVHKGVYTCLGGPNFETVAELKMLRMVGVDAVGMSTVHEVITARHCDLMVFAFSLITNQCVTDYENHEQANHEEVMEVGKARQPVLQEYVSRIVTRLRDMMGLDTK is encoded by the exons ATGCCTTTCGCGAGCAACGACACTGTCAACGGCCACGGTAATTACCAGCCGCTGAAACGACCCACGGAGAATGAGTTCTTGCACACGGCCGTCAAGCATTTACGACACAACAC GTACACATTCGAGGCGCTGCAAGAGTCGGCGGAGTTCCTCCTGAGCCACGCCAGAATAAGGCCAAAGATTGGAATAATATGCGGCTCCGGAATGG GAtcaaatgagcaaaacgagttgtGTCCAGGTTCCCTGGCGGAGTTCCTCGAGGACAAGCAGTGCTTCCCTTACGAGGAGATCCCGCATTTCCCTGTCTCCACTGTCAAGGGCCATACAGGTCAGATGGTCTTCGGCTACCTCCAAGGCGTACCGGTCATGTGCATGCAGGGGAGATTCCACTATTACGAAGGCTATCCGCTGTGGAAG TGCGCGATGCCGGTGAGAGTTATGAAGCTGGTGGGTGTGACCCATCTGATCGCGACTAACGCGGCGGGAGGTCTGAACCCTATGTACAAGGTTGGCGACATCATGATCGTGAAGGATCACGTGAACATGATGGGATTCGCGGGGAATAACCCTCTTCAAGGACCCAACGACGACAG ATTTGGACCGAGATTCCCGCCCATGAACAAAGCCTACAGCGACGAACTTTTAGAAATGGGCGACCAAGTGGCGCGGGAGATGGGCATCAGCGATTTCGTGCACAAAGGCGTGTACACGTGCCTGGGAGGGCCGAATTTCGAGACGGTGGCGGAGCTGAAGATGCTGAGGATGGTGGGCGTCGATGCGGTCG GAATGTCCACCGTTCACGAGGTGATCACAGCCCGGCACTGCGACCTGATGGTGTTCGCCTTCAGCCTGATCACGAATCAGTGCGTGACGGATTACGAGAACCACGAGCAGGCGAACCACGAGGAGGTGATGGAAGTAGGGAAAGCCAGGCAGCCGGTGCTCCAGGAGTACGTGTCGCGTATCGTGACACGCCTCAGGGACATGATGGGGTTGGACACGAAATGA
- the LOC143377443 gene encoding purine nucleoside phosphorylase isoform X2: protein MPFASNDTVNGHGNYQPLKRPTENEFLHTAVKHLRHNTYTFEALQESAEFLLSHARIRPKIGIICGSGMGSLAEFLEDKQCFPYEEIPHFPVSTVKGHTGQMVFGYLQGVPVMCMQGRFHYYEGYPLWKCAMPVRVMKLVGVTHLIATNAAGGLNPMYKVGDIMIVKDHVNMMGFAGNNPLQGPNDDRFGPRFPPMNKAYSDELLEMGDQVAREMGISDFVHKGVYTCLGGPNFETVAELKMLRMVGVDAVGMSTVHEVITARHCDLMVFAFSLITNQCVTDYENHEQANHEEVMEVGKARQPVLQEYVSRIVTRLRDMMGLDTK from the exons ATGCCTTTCGCGAGCAACGACACTGTCAACGGCCACGGTAATTACCAGCCGCTGAAACGACCCACGGAGAATGAGTTCTTGCACACGGCCGTCAAGCATTTACGACACAACAC GTACACATTCGAGGCGCTGCAAGAGTCGGCGGAGTTCCTCCTGAGCCACGCCAGAATAAGGCCAAAGATTGGAATAATATGCGGCTCCGGAATGG GTTCCCTGGCGGAGTTCCTCGAGGACAAGCAGTGCTTCCCTTACGAGGAGATCCCGCATTTCCCTGTCTCCACTGTCAAGGGCCATACAGGTCAGATGGTCTTCGGCTACCTCCAAGGCGTACCGGTCATGTGCATGCAGGGGAGATTCCACTATTACGAAGGCTATCCGCTGTGGAAG TGCGCGATGCCGGTGAGAGTTATGAAGCTGGTGGGTGTGACCCATCTGATCGCGACTAACGCGGCGGGAGGTCTGAACCCTATGTACAAGGTTGGCGACATCATGATCGTGAAGGATCACGTGAACATGATGGGATTCGCGGGGAATAACCCTCTTCAAGGACCCAACGACGACAG ATTTGGACCGAGATTCCCGCCCATGAACAAAGCCTACAGCGACGAACTTTTAGAAATGGGCGACCAAGTGGCGCGGGAGATGGGCATCAGCGATTTCGTGCACAAAGGCGTGTACACGTGCCTGGGAGGGCCGAATTTCGAGACGGTGGCGGAGCTGAAGATGCTGAGGATGGTGGGCGTCGATGCGGTCG GAATGTCCACCGTTCACGAGGTGATCACAGCCCGGCACTGCGACCTGATGGTGTTCGCCTTCAGCCTGATCACGAATCAGTGCGTGACGGATTACGAGAACCACGAGCAGGCGAACCACGAGGAGGTGATGGAAGTAGGGAAAGCCAGGCAGCCGGTGCTCCAGGAGTACGTGTCGCGTATCGTGACACGCCTCAGGGACATGATGGGGTTGGACACGAAATGA